In one window of Streptomyces sp. FXJ1.172 DNA:
- a CDS encoding VOC family protein codes for MVLQMKLVAITLDCPDPLALAAFYQQATGLEPHPKSDADFAGLNGEYGLFIGFQRVDDYRAPSWPDQIVPQQLHLCFKVEEDLDEAEARLLELGAGKPDQQPHGDGARVLTDPAGHPFCITTR; via the coding sequence ATGGTCCTGCAGATGAAGTTGGTTGCGATCACGCTCGATTGCCCCGATCCGCTGGCTTTGGCGGCGTTCTACCAGCAGGCCACCGGCCTTGAGCCGCACCCGAAGTCGGATGCCGACTTCGCGGGTCTCAACGGTGAGTACGGACTCTTCATCGGTTTTCAACGGGTGGACGACTACCGGGCCCCGAGCTGGCCCGACCAGATCGTTCCCCAGCAACTTCACCTCTGCTTCAAGGTCGAGGAGGACTTGGACGAAGCCGAGGCTCGGTTGCTGGAGCTGGGCGCGGGCAAGCCGGATCAGCAGCCTCATGGGGACGGTGCGCGGGTCCTCACCGATCCGGCCGGGCACCCCTTCTGCATCACCACACGTTGA
- the putP gene encoding sodium/proline symporter PutP, with protein MIDLSAPIMATFLVYVAVMIATGVWAYSRTHTLADFALGGRRLSAFVAALSAGASDMSGWLFLAFPGAVYAAGVGASWIAAGLVVGTYLNWLFVAPRLRTYTERAGNAVSLSAYLEERFEDRTRLLRMVSAAVTLVFFTVYVASGLVAGGLLFGHIFGVGFGLGVTLTALVIVVYSCLGGFLAVSLTHVLQATLMFLALLVLPVVGIGALGGLSALRDALNSKTPGLLDMGAKVDYGNGRWSAGGSLGAVAIISLLAWGLGYFGQPHILARFMGIRSTSAVPAARRLETGWVIVVLAGATLVGLVGIARTGAPLHDPQTVYISLSRTLFDPWGAGVMLIAVLAAIISTADSQLLVSSVALTEDFYRAFVNRRASDRTLVWVGRAAVVAVILVAFVIALRGGGLLGIVAYAWAGFGAAFGPVVLLSLYWPRMTWAGAMAGIVSGAATVLLWKKINPLLGPFESGIYEMVPGVLVATAAALVFGRFVGRPPKRAFWRMPGGGVSQLMLTPFLAHAPVGIAVLDTDLRYVWVNDALDRQIPLERRLGRRMAEVAPKAEAAAFEERMRGVLETGAPVMDYEYRGAGHTAPDAGRAISASFFAMKDRRGRTVGVWYMVIDVTERWRAQERLALLNDAATRIGSTLDVTQTAQELAEDAVPSVADFVAVDLLDSVMRGEEPAPGPVGMAPVIRRAGQQSVREGCPEASLAVGETVRRAATSPVTRCLLESRTLVERVLDRTASPWVTEDESLGASFRDYDFCSVMVVPVRARGVTLGAATFARSRRLGPFEEDDVRLAEELVSRAAVCIDNARRFTRERTAARSMQRYLLPQELTGGSALEVASWYLPADVPGGVGGDWFDVIPLSGARVALVVGDVAGHGINAAATMGRLRTAVRTLANLDLSPDELLAHLDDLVIGLMGAHGNDAATATEDEGAGTAFMGATCLYAVYDPVSGRCTLARAGHLPPVIVGPGGGARTLDLPAGPPLGLGYLPFQSVELELAEDSLIALYTDGLIESFDRDVDIGLSRLGDALAVPLPTLEETGCRVIDDLVTGPPADDAALLLARTRVLARDRVASWDLPTDPAAVAHARSLAVQQLTEWDVPDLTFTTELIVSELVTNAIRHATGPICLRLIRDRGLICEVSDASSTSPRMHHARTTDEGGRGLLIVAQLAHRWGTRYTATGKIIWTEQVVP; from the coding sequence ATGATCGACTTGAGTGCGCCGATCATGGCCACATTCCTCGTGTATGTGGCCGTCATGATCGCAACGGGAGTCTGGGCCTACAGCCGTACTCACACCCTTGCCGACTTCGCGCTGGGGGGCCGAAGGCTCAGCGCGTTCGTCGCCGCCCTGTCCGCAGGGGCCAGCGACATGTCCGGCTGGCTGTTCCTCGCCTTTCCCGGAGCGGTGTACGCGGCCGGTGTCGGTGCCAGCTGGATCGCCGCCGGTCTGGTGGTCGGTACGTACCTCAACTGGCTGTTCGTCGCGCCGAGGTTGCGCACCTACACCGAGCGCGCCGGGAACGCCGTGAGCTTGTCGGCCTATCTGGAGGAGCGGTTCGAGGACCGTACCCGGCTGCTCCGGATGGTCTCGGCGGCGGTCACCCTCGTGTTCTTCACCGTCTACGTCGCCAGTGGGCTGGTGGCCGGTGGCCTGCTGTTCGGGCACATCTTCGGTGTCGGATTCGGGCTCGGAGTGACCCTGACCGCGCTGGTGATCGTCGTCTACTCGTGTCTGGGCGGCTTCCTCGCCGTGAGCCTGACACACGTGTTGCAGGCCACGCTGATGTTCCTCGCCCTGCTCGTGCTCCCCGTCGTCGGTATCGGGGCGCTCGGCGGCCTCTCGGCACTGCGTGACGCCCTGAACAGCAAGACCCCCGGCCTGCTGGACATGGGCGCCAAGGTCGACTACGGAAACGGGCGGTGGTCGGCAGGGGGGTCGCTCGGCGCCGTCGCGATCATCTCGCTGCTCGCCTGGGGGCTCGGCTATTTCGGGCAGCCCCACATCCTGGCCCGCTTCATGGGCATTCGCAGCACCAGTGCCGTCCCTGCGGCCCGCCGTCTGGAAACCGGGTGGGTCATCGTCGTGCTCGCAGGTGCCACCCTCGTCGGCCTGGTGGGCATCGCCCGGACCGGCGCGCCGCTTCACGACCCCCAGACCGTGTACATCAGTCTCAGCCGGACGCTGTTCGATCCCTGGGGCGCCGGCGTCATGCTGATCGCCGTACTGGCCGCGATCATCTCCACCGCGGACAGCCAGCTCCTCGTGTCGTCCGTCGCCCTCACGGAGGACTTCTACCGCGCGTTCGTGAACCGGCGCGCCTCGGACAGGACCCTGGTCTGGGTCGGTCGCGCCGCCGTCGTCGCCGTGATTCTGGTGGCCTTCGTGATCGCGCTCAGGGGCGGCGGGCTGTTGGGCATCGTCGCCTACGCCTGGGCGGGCTTCGGAGCCGCCTTCGGGCCGGTCGTCCTCCTCTCCCTGTACTGGCCCCGCATGACCTGGGCGGGGGCCATGGCCGGCATCGTGTCGGGTGCGGCCACGGTGCTGCTGTGGAAGAAGATCAATCCGCTCCTCGGCCCCTTCGAGTCGGGCATCTACGAGATGGTCCCGGGCGTCCTGGTCGCCACGGCCGCCGCACTGGTCTTCGGCCGGTTCGTCGGCCGGCCGCCGAAACGGGCCTTCTGGCGGATGCCGGGCGGCGGGGTGAGCCAGCTGATGCTCACCCCCTTCCTCGCCCACGCTCCCGTCGGCATCGCCGTCCTTGACACCGACCTGCGGTACGTGTGGGTGAACGACGCGCTGGACCGCCAGATCCCCCTCGAACGGCGGCTGGGGCGGCGGATGGCGGAAGTGGCGCCGAAGGCGGAGGCCGCGGCCTTCGAGGAGAGGATGCGTGGGGTCCTGGAGACCGGCGCTCCGGTAATGGACTACGAATACCGCGGGGCCGGCCACACGGCTCCCGACGCCGGACGCGCGATCTCCGCATCCTTCTTCGCCATGAAGGACCGCCGCGGTCGCACCGTCGGCGTCTGGTACATGGTCATCGACGTCACCGAGCGCTGGCGGGCCCAGGAACGCCTTGCCCTGCTCAACGATGCCGCCACCCGCATCGGCAGCACCCTGGACGTGACGCAGACCGCGCAGGAACTGGCCGAAGACGCCGTGCCGTCCGTCGCCGACTTCGTCGCCGTGGACCTGCTGGACTCGGTCATGCGGGGTGAGGAACCGGCACCCGGGCCGGTCGGGATGGCGCCGGTCATCCGGCGCGCGGGGCAGCAGTCGGTGCGCGAGGGCTGTCCTGAGGCGAGTCTCGCCGTAGGGGAAACGGTCCGGCGTGCCGCCACGTCGCCCGTGACCCGCTGCCTGCTGGAGAGCAGGACGCTGGTGGAGCGGGTCCTGGACCGCACCGCCAGCCCGTGGGTGACCGAGGACGAGTCGCTGGGCGCCTCCTTCCGCGATTACGACTTCTGCTCGGTGATGGTCGTGCCGGTCCGGGCGCGCGGCGTCACCCTGGGCGCGGCGACGTTCGCCCGGTCCCGGCGGCTGGGCCCCTTCGAGGAGGACGACGTACGTCTTGCCGAGGAACTCGTCTCGCGTGCGGCGGTGTGCATCGACAACGCGCGTCGTTTCACCCGTGAGCGCACCGCGGCCCGTTCCATGCAGCGTTATCTGCTGCCGCAGGAACTGACGGGAGGGTCCGCGCTGGAGGTGGCGTCGTGGTATCTCCCGGCGGATGTCCCCGGTGGTGTGGGCGGCGACTGGTTCGATGTGATTCCGCTGTCCGGAGCACGGGTCGCTCTGGTGGTCGGGGACGTGGCCGGACACGGCATCAATGCCGCGGCGACCATGGGGCGCCTGCGCACCGCAGTACGCACGCTCGCCAACCTCGATCTCTCCCCGGACGAGTTGCTGGCCCATCTGGACGACCTGGTCATCGGTCTCATGGGGGCACACGGCAACGACGCTGCGACGGCGACCGAGGATGAGGGCGCGGGCACCGCGTTCATGGGCGCCACCTGCCTGTACGCCGTGTACGACCCGGTCAGCGGGCGGTGCACGCTGGCCCGGGCCGGTCACCTCCCGCCGGTGATCGTCGGTCCGGGCGGTGGTGCCCGCACTCTGGACCTGCCCGCCGGGCCGCCACTTGGTCTCGGCTACCTCCCCTTCCAGTCCGTCGAACTGGAGCTGGCCGAGGACAGCCTCATCGCGCTCTACACCGACGGCCTCATCGAGTCCTTCGACCGGGACGTCGACATCGGGCTCTCCCGACTGGGTGATGCCCTTGCGGTGCCCCTGCCGACGCTGGAGGAGACGGGCTGCAGGGTGATCGATGATCTGGTGACCGGTCCGCCGGCCGACGATGCGGCCCTGCTTCTCGCCCGGACGCGCGTCCTGGCCCGGGACCGGGTCGCCTCCTGGGACCTGCCCACCGATCCGGCCGCCGTCGCGCATGCCCGTAGCCTCGCCGTCCAGCAGCTGACCGAGTGGGACGTTCCCGATCTGACGTTCACCACGGAACTCATCGTCAGCGAACTGGTCACCAATGCCATCCGCCATGCGACCGGACCCATCTGTCTCCGTCTGATCCGCGACCGTGGCCTGATCTGTGAGGTCTCCGACGCCAGCAGCACCTCGCCGCGCATGCACCATGCCCGGACCACTGACGAGGGAGGGCGGGGTCTGTTGATCGTGGCCCAGCTGGCCCACCGGTGGGGCACTCGCTACACGGCGACCGGCAAGATCATCTGGACGGAGCAGGTCGTTCCGTAA